The following proteins come from a genomic window of Pseudomonas hygromyciniae:
- a CDS encoding fimbria/pilus chaperone family protein, translated as MTTTFSTTAAGLIALLLVLGNQVKADGMVPDTSVVIVHEADGETSVSVTNTDSQLSLLHVTLQDIPEDTEPLLLVTPPLARVEASKSQLVRFILQNKTPLRTQRLKRVVFEGMPVGRAAPAAGHARVGVTVRQNLPLIVHPKGLPPNRTPWTDLTWTLRDGQLHVRNDTPYVVRMAQDLRLLPGDGRAMLPRNYVLPGENLSVPATGGPATKVRLQPATVYGFAVKAYEAPLSL; from the coding sequence ATGACCACGACATTCTCAACGACCGCTGCCGGTCTCATTGCTTTGCTGCTCGTGCTCGGTAATCAAGTGAAAGCCGACGGCATGGTGCCCGACACCTCCGTGGTGATCGTTCATGAAGCCGACGGCGAAACCTCCGTGTCGGTGACCAATACCGACAGCCAACTGTCGCTGCTGCACGTCACCTTGCAAGACATTCCCGAAGACACCGAGCCCTTGTTGCTGGTGACGCCACCGCTGGCCCGGGTAGAGGCGTCCAAATCGCAACTGGTGCGTTTCATCCTGCAAAACAAGACACCACTGCGCACCCAGCGCCTCAAGCGTGTGGTGTTTGAAGGCATGCCCGTGGGCCGCGCCGCACCGGCGGCCGGGCACGCCCGAGTGGGTGTTACCGTGCGTCAGAATCTGCCGCTGATCGTGCACCCCAAGGGCCTGCCACCGAATCGCACACCCTGGACCGACCTGACCTGGACCCTGCGCGACGGCCAGTTGCACGTGCGCAACGACACGCCCTACGTGGTGCGCATGGCCCAGGACCTGCGCCTGCTGCCCGGCGATGGCAGGGCCATGCTGCCGCGCAACTATGTGTTACCGGGCGAAAACCTGAGTGTGCCGGCCACCGGCGGCCCAGCCACCAAAGTCCGGCTGCAGCCGGCCACGGTGTACGGGTTTGCCGTCAAAGCCTACGAAGCACCTCTGAGCCTCTGA